In Formosa haliotis, the sequence GTCCATCTAATAAAATTAACGGAGAAATGTTGTTAACAGAAATATCTCCACGAATTTTAAGATCCGTTCCTTCGTTACCAGGACGCGAAGATGTACGCGTAACAACTAAACCAGGAACCTCTCCTTGTAAAGCTAAGGCTGCACTCGATGTTCCTTTACCTTTTATCATATCGTCCCCTTTTACTTGAACAACAGATCCAGTAAGTGTTGCTTTTTTCTGAGTACCAAACCCAACAACAACAACTTCGTCTAATTCGCTCATATTCGTTTCAAGAGAAACGTTAACTGTAGATCTTCCTGCTACATTTATTTCCTGGGTTCCAAATCCTATAGAACTAAAAACTAGCACTGAAGAGCTAGATGGCACTTCTATTGAATAATTTCCGTCGAAATCTGTAACGGTTCCAACGCCTTGTGCACCTTTTAACAATATCGTTACACCAGCTGCTGGCATACCATCATCTTTTGAGATTACGGTACCTGTTACGGTTAAATTTTGCTCACTTACTTTTAGCGTTTCGTCTTTTGTATATGTCTCTGTGATGGCATATGTACTACTAAAGGACAAGCCAACTAATAAAGCCAGAACCAACTTCGGCTTTATTGAGCATTTCTTTATTTTGTTTGTTTGATACATAAAAATACTTTTTTGGTTTTACGGTTAAATTTCATAATTAAAGTGTAATAAAAAATGAACTCTAGTTAGTTCTCAGTTTTTTCTTTTAACATTTTTAAGGTTGACTCGATTTAAAAACGTTTTGAATTTTGGTAGTTTTTCATTGATCATTGTTAGAGTGTTTTAATTAATAATATTTTAGAATTACTAAAAGTGCCTAAACATTATTAATCAGTAATTCTGTTAACAATTTTATAAATATTACTTAATATATAGTCTAAATCATGATTCTATATCACTAAATTATCACCCATTTTCACTTGTAAACCCTTATAAACAAAGGAATAGCATAAAATACCGTTAATTTATAGTGTTAAATGATAGAAATTCCGAAATCGATATAATTTAGATACTAAATTTATGAAACCAAAATGTAATCAAGGGGTATTTTATTAAAAATTCAATTTCAACATACACTTTACTCCTTTCTCTTAGAAATAAACAATTGGGTAAATTTGACTTCAAGCGCTTATTTTAAGCATCCAGAACGGGCCTAATAAAGTTTCGGCAAAGCAACAATTGGTTAACCAATTATCTTGTTTAAAAATAGACTAATTGCAGTATAACCTCACTCCTATTTATAAATTCTAAGTGTTTACATCACCTTTAAAGAAGCAATACTTCTTAGCCTAAATATGCAGAATAGCTTGCTAATTAAAATTTTATTATAAAATAATTAGAGAAGCGTACCAATGAATTGTATAATAGTTCTCCAAAACGTTTCCCAATTGGATTAGAAAAAAATGATTATTCAAATTATAGATAAGAAGAATATGTGATGTGCTTTTATGGCACTTAATTCCGCCTCTACTAAGGGGCCAACCAGGTTTTATTTACGCCTAACAGATTAAAAAAAGAGCTGAAGTGAAATTCTTAAATAATCCCGAAACCTAAGCACTGAATGGGACGCAAGTAAATCATTTCAGCCCTAATGTGGCAGAAAACAAACCATTTTAATATAGACTATCCAAAAGATATAAAACACAAAAAACCCTTTTAAGAAAACTCTTAAAAGGGTTTACAAAGTGAAAAAAAACAAACTTGTTTCACTTAACAAACAAACTAAAAAACTAACTATTATTTCATATGACTTTTTTCCATTTTATTCAATCGCAAAAGCGCTTCCATAAAGTAATAATCTGAATAAATAATTGGAACGTCAATTTCTGAATCATGAGGTAAATGCCCTGTAGAATGTAACAAAAGGGCTTCATTTGTATCGCCACTAAAATAAGCATCAGAACCTAAAAGGGTTATCAGCTTTTTAGCTTCGTTAAAATATTTTTCTTTTAATACTGTATCTTTTAATTGTTCTGATAGCTCTAACATTCCGCAAGCAACAACTCCTGCAGCGGATGCATCTTTTGGTGCATTTGGAATTTTTGGATCGTCAAAATCCCAATACGGCATACCGTCTTCTGGTAAACGCTCGATGAAATGATCGGCTAATTTTTGTGCGGTAGTTAAAAAGGCTTCATCTCCAGTCTCTCTATACGACATAGAGAATCCGTAAATTCCCCAACCTTGACCTCTGGCCCACATAGAGTCGTCTGAATATCCTTGATGTGTACGGCCTTCAATAAAAGCTCCCGTTTCCTCATCAAAACAAGCCACGTGATAAATAGAATAATCTGGGCGTACCAAATATTTCATAGATACCTCTGCATGGCTTTTAGCAATATCGTACAAACGTTGATCGCCACCGTTTTTGGCTGCCCAAAACAATAACTCTAGGTTCATCATATTATCTATGATCGTGTTGTACTGAAATTTATGTTTCATTACTGGCCACGATAAAATAGTCCCAACCTTAGGGTTATAAAGGGTAGCTAAAGTATCTGCGGCAGATAGTAATATGGTTTTATAATCTTCGTTACCGGTTAATCTGTAACCGTTTCCATAACTACAATATACCATGAATCCGATATCATGATTTTCGGCTGGAGTATAGGCTATTGTTTTTAGCGGAGCTGTAAATTTTTCTGCTCCTGCTTTAATTTCTGGATCTTTAGAATATTCGTAAGCATACCAAAGCACACCAGGCCAAAAACCTGAACACCAATCTTTAACCCCCACTAAATTCCAATCTTTTTGTCCTTTAGATATATTTCTAGGAAAACTGTCTGCACTTTTTAGATTTTGTAAGGTGCTTTTAATTTTAGTCACACTTTTATCTAAAATCAAATCTTCATTTGATTTTTGTGCTACTATTGCAACCTCATCACTCTGTGCTTTTTTCTCTTGCTTATTATTACAAGACAGCAGGAGAGCCATACAAAAAACTGCTGTAGTAAGTTTTAAAATCTTCATATTTATTATGCTTTTATTGAATGCTAATTTGATAAAACTTATAATGAGTACATTCACCATAAGTTACTATGCAATAATAAAAACACCTGTCACATTAACGTATAAACTATGACTCAATTTTGATAAACTATAACCCTTTTACATACATAAAGTGCAGTATTTATGGGTGTTTACTACTTTTATAGTATAAAAACACCATAATTTACAGGATAAATGATTTCTCCCCTTCTACCTTCTAAAAATGAAATTCGCAGGAGTCTCACTATTAGAGTTTTCAACTTTTAAACCCAATAAAATTTAATTTTCCAACTCAAACGCTCTTCTCTTGGCTTCTTTTTCTGTTGGGAAATCTGAAGGCATTTCGGTTTGGGTAATCGCTCCTGTTGCTGCCCATTCAACACCCCGTTTAAATACTGTAATAAACCCAACCCCTTCGAAAGCTTCAACATCATGACCTAAAGTGGTATGAAACACTCTTCCTTTACCGTAATCTATAGTCATTATTACAGGTTCTTTTTGTTGTAACTCTTCTGCTTTCAAGGTTGAAACAGCGGTAGCTAAAATAGTGACATGATTTGCCGGACCTCTTAAAAAGGCATAGCACTCATCGGAGGTATGCATCCATTGTAAAGGCATCCCGTGCATAATCGGATGTTCAGGATTGTAAGTGGTCACAAGAAACGCTTCTCGTTTGCCATGTTTTCCGCCTGGCCCAAGAGCATAATCTTTTTTAGGTTTATTGTGCTCATCGACATATAAATAGGGACCATCTTTTTCTGTTCGGCCTCCCCAGCCCCCAATCCCAATCATATCGTTATAAGCCGGCCATTCTGGGAACGAATTATCTGCAGCATGAACACTCACAAAACCACCTCCATTTTTTACATAGGCTTCAAAGTTCTTCTGAGTTTCTTCTGGCCAAGGAGCAGCTTTATAACCGAAATTGGAAATAACCACATCATATTTTGAAAATTTAGGATTAAAATCGGGGTCAGCTTTAGGTTTTCCTTCTATTCCGTCGGCTAAATTAGCCAAGGGTAACCAATCTTTATATTTTTCACTTTTATTTAAAAACCGTGTCCTTAAAATATCGACCTTAAACAAGCCGGTTTCTTCTAAATACTGTTTCATCATAATTGTTGATTTTGGCCACACATCGTGATTGTTCTGACCA encodes:
- a CDS encoding ThuA domain-containing protein yields the protein MFKRIVFLLLSVCLSTSAFSNAEVKKKIKVLIVDGQNNHDVWPKSTIMMKQYLEETGLFKVDILRTRFLNKSEKYKDWLPLANLADGIEGKPKADPDFNPKFSKYDVVISNFGYKAAPWPEETQKNFEAYVKNGGGFVSVHAADNSFPEWPAYNDMIGIGGWGGRTEKDGPYLYVDEHNKPKKDYALGPGGKHGKREAFLVTTYNPEHPIMHGMPLQWMHTSDECYAFLRGPANHVTILATAVSTLKAEELQQKEPVIMTIDYGKGRVFHTTLGHDVEAFEGVGFITVFKRGVEWAATGAITQTEMPSDFPTEKEAKRRAFELEN
- a CDS encoding glycoside hydrolase family 88 protein, which gives rise to MKILKLTTAVFCMALLLSCNNKQEKKAQSDEVAIVAQKSNEDLILDKSVTKIKSTLQNLKSADSFPRNISKGQKDWNLVGVKDWCSGFWPGVLWYAYEYSKDPEIKAGAEKFTAPLKTIAYTPAENHDIGFMVYCSYGNGYRLTGNEDYKTILLSAADTLATLYNPKVGTILSWPVMKHKFQYNTIIDNMMNLELLFWAAKNGGDQRLYDIAKSHAEVSMKYLVRPDYSIYHVACFDEETGAFIEGRTHQGYSDDSMWARGQGWGIYGFSMSYRETGDEAFLTTAQKLADHFIERLPEDGMPYWDFDDPKIPNAPKDASAAGVVACGMLELSEQLKDTVLKEKYFNEAKKLITLLGSDAYFSGDTNEALLLHSTGHLPHDSEIDVPIIYSDYYFMEALLRLNKMEKSHMK